Proteins found in one Pontibacter sp. SGAir0037 genomic segment:
- the metE gene encoding 5-methyltetrahydropteroyltriglutamate--homocysteine S-methyltransferase encodes MLKNNLGYPRVGAQRELKKACEQYWSGKISQQQLYQVKDQLLQQNWLLQQKAGIDLIPSNDFSFYDQVLDMSLTVGNIPARYSPVLTKHKGNTELDLYFAMARGYQKDGLDIKAMEMTKWFDTNYHYIVPEFHKEQTFQLFSNKVIYDFEQSKQVLGKPSKPVLIGPVSYLLLGKEKEAGFHRIDLLHNLLPVYVELLGQLRARGAEWVQLDEPFLAMDLTSKEKEAFAFAYKEIKKHCPGIKTLVTSYFDGLRDNTVLATSLPVCALHIDLVRAPEQLANVLNLLPKQTILSLGVIDGRNIWKNGYSTSVAYIQQAVKQLGEDRVMIAPSCSLLHVPFDLELETTLQPALKNWLAFAKQKLQEIQELYTIWQGNNSLLEANQAMIQSRSTSTLIHKEAVKKRVAAITDQDARRTSSFAVRQQKQREKFKLPLYPTTTIGSFPQTAEIRQLRAKFKKGELSLEQYEQEIKQATEEVIRWQEAINLDVLVHGEFERNDMVEYFGELLDGFAFTQHGWVQSYGSRCVKPPVIYGDVSRPTDMTVSWSTYAQSLTSKHVKGMLTGPVTILQWSFVRDDQPRAETTLQLALAIRDEVVALEQNGIQIIQIDEPAVREGLPLRRSDWQPYLEWAIKAFRIAASGVKDDTQIHTHMCYSEFNDIIHSIADMDADVITMETSRSQMELLEAFSDFKYPNEIGPGVYDIHSPRVPTVEEMVQLLEKASALLPARNIWVNPDCGLKTRKWPETEASLKNMVQAAIEARKKEHAPAIA; translated from the coding sequence ATGCTAAAAAACAATTTGGGCTACCCACGGGTGGGAGCACAGCGCGAGCTAAAGAAAGCTTGCGAACAGTACTGGTCTGGCAAAATCTCGCAACAACAGCTTTACCAGGTAAAAGACCAACTGCTTCAACAGAACTGGTTGCTGCAGCAAAAAGCAGGCATCGATCTGATCCCTTCCAACGATTTCAGTTTTTACGACCAGGTGCTGGATATGTCGCTTACAGTAGGCAACATACCTGCCCGCTACAGCCCGGTACTTACCAAACATAAAGGCAATACGGAGTTGGACCTTTACTTCGCTATGGCAAGAGGCTATCAGAAAGATGGCCTCGATATAAAGGCGATGGAGATGACCAAATGGTTCGACACCAACTACCATTATATTGTACCTGAGTTTCACAAAGAACAGACTTTTCAGCTATTCTCTAACAAAGTGATTTACGATTTCGAGCAATCGAAGCAAGTACTGGGCAAACCCTCGAAGCCTGTCCTCATCGGTCCTGTTTCATACTTATTATTAGGCAAAGAAAAGGAAGCAGGTTTTCATAGAATAGACCTGCTGCATAATTTGCTACCTGTTTACGTAGAGCTACTCGGGCAACTAAGGGCAAGAGGAGCCGAATGGGTGCAACTGGATGAACCTTTTCTGGCTATGGATCTAACTTCAAAAGAAAAAGAAGCCTTTGCCTTTGCTTACAAGGAAATTAAGAAGCACTGTCCAGGCATTAAAACTCTTGTGACCTCTTATTTTGATGGTTTAAGGGATAACACGGTACTGGCTACTTCACTGCCGGTTTGTGCACTTCATATTGATCTGGTTCGTGCTCCAGAGCAGCTGGCGAATGTGCTGAACCTGCTACCGAAACAAACCATTCTGTCGCTTGGCGTGATAGATGGGCGCAACATCTGGAAGAACGGCTACAGTACATCTGTGGCATATATACAACAAGCTGTAAAGCAACTGGGGGAGGACAGGGTAATGATTGCGCCTTCCTGTTCGCTTCTGCATGTACCTTTCGATTTGGAACTGGAGACAACACTACAGCCCGCACTTAAAAACTGGCTTGCTTTTGCAAAACAGAAGCTACAGGAAATACAGGAACTGTATACTATCTGGCAAGGCAACAACAGCTTACTAGAGGCTAATCAGGCCATGATTCAAAGCAGGAGCACTTCTACCCTCATCCATAAAGAGGCAGTAAAGAAGCGTGTTGCAGCCATAACAGATCAGGATGCCAGGCGCACCAGCAGCTTTGCCGTGCGCCAGCAGAAACAGCGTGAGAAGTTTAAACTGCCGCTTTACCCGACCACCACCATTGGGTCGTTTCCTCAGACAGCTGAAATTCGCCAGCTGCGTGCCAAATTTAAGAAAGGAGAGCTATCGCTGGAGCAGTATGAGCAGGAAATAAAACAGGCAACTGAAGAAGTTATACGCTGGCAGGAAGCTATTAACCTGGACGTGCTGGTGCACGGTGAGTTTGAGCGGAATGATATGGTTGAATATTTCGGTGAGCTGCTCGATGGCTTTGCCTTTACCCAGCATGGCTGGGTACAGAGCTACGGTAGCCGCTGTGTAAAGCCGCCCGTCATTTATGGAGATGTAAGCCGCCCAACCGACATGACCGTCAGTTGGAGTACGTATGCTCAGTCGCTAACATCGAAGCATGTAAAAGGGATGCTCACAGGACCGGTTACAATATTACAATGGTCTTTTGTACGGGACGACCAGCCTCGCGCTGAAACTACCCTGCAACTAGCGCTGGCAATCCGCGACGAGGTAGTAGCACTGGAGCAAAACGGTATACAAATTATACAAATAGATGAACCTGCTGTGCGGGAAGGTTTACCGCTGCGTCGCTCAGACTGGCAGCCTTACCTGGAGTGGGCTATCAAAGCCTTTCGTATTGCAGCAAGTGGCGTAAAAGACGACACCCAGATACACACTCACATGTGTTACAGCGAGTTTAACGACATCATTCATTCTATTGCTGATATGGACGCCGATGTTATAACCATGGAAACTTCACGCTCGCAGATGGAGTTGCTGGAAGCTTTTTCAGATTTTAAATACCCGAATGAGATTGGCCCTGGTGTGTATGACATTCATTCACCACGTGTGCCAACTGTAGAAGAGATGGTTCAACTTCTGGAGAAAGCTTCCGCCTTATTACCAGCGCGTAATATCTGGGTTAATCCGGATTGTGGTTTAAAAACCCGCAAGTGGCCAGAAACAGAGGCTTCCCTTAAAAACATGGTACAGGCTGCCATCGAGGCCAGAAAAAAAGAACATGCTCCAGCTATAGCCTAA
- a CDS encoding cysteine-rich CWC family protein produces MPQHESKTCPRCQCPFECKVGSILICQCSTVSLNDEERHYLGERYTDCLCANCMKELRHEFQVQKFQKMLNQLMGASGFK; encoded by the coding sequence ATGCCACAGCACGAAAGCAAGACCTGCCCTCGTTGCCAATGCCCTTTCGAATGCAAGGTTGGCTCGATCCTGATTTGCCAATGCAGCACCGTAAGCCTAAACGATGAGGAACGGCACTACCTGGGGGAACGCTATACCGATTGTCTCTGTGCTAATTGCATGAAAGAGCTCCGGCACGAGTTCCAGGTACAAAAGTTTCAGAAAATGCTTAACCAGCTAATGGGCGCCAGCGGCTTTAAATAA
- a CDS encoding ZIP family metal transporter encodes MIVAILVLFFTVVFSAFLVKAFPPDNVKWLKMALAFSGAYLFTITIIHLLPDVLLNNSNPHVVGYWVLTGFFLQLVLELFSHGVEHGHMHTNGHKHTHTLPYLLLGSLFIHSFLEGSILVEGGSQHVGHVHERNNFYVVLLGVALHHIPAAFALMSVLLSRLGSFKKAFMWLLIFAVGAPLGIIISNYILGSEAMGGKVFVALTGIVAGNFLHISTTILFETTPDHRFNRNKLIATLLGLSLALVSDFI; translated from the coding sequence ATGATAGTAGCTATACTTGTTCTTTTTTTTACAGTTGTTTTTTCTGCTTTCCTGGTAAAAGCATTTCCGCCGGATAATGTAAAGTGGCTTAAAATGGCCTTGGCATTTAGTGGTGCCTACCTGTTCACGATTACTATTATTCACCTGCTGCCCGATGTACTGCTGAACAATAGTAATCCGCATGTAGTAGGGTACTGGGTATTAACCGGCTTCTTTCTGCAACTGGTGCTGGAGTTGTTTTCTCATGGTGTAGAGCATGGGCACATGCACACAAACGGGCATAAGCACACTCATACCCTGCCTTACCTGCTGCTAGGATCATTGTTCATACATTCCTTTCTGGAAGGAAGTATTTTGGTGGAGGGTGGTAGCCAGCATGTAGGGCATGTGCACGAGCGCAACAATTTTTATGTAGTCCTGCTGGGGGTTGCACTACACCATATACCAGCTGCTTTTGCGCTTATGTCGGTGCTGCTTTCAAGGTTAGGGAGCTTTAAGAAAGCTTTTATGTGGCTGTTGATATTTGCCGTTGGTGCTCCGCTAGGCATTATAATCAGTAACTATATATTAGGTAGCGAGGCAATGGGTGGTAAAGTATTTGTTGCGCTTACCGGTATTGTGGCCGGAAACTTCCTGCATATTTCTACAACCATTCTTTTCGAAACTACCCCGGATCACCGCTTTAACCGCAATAAGCTTATAGCTACCTTGCTGGGTTTAAGTTTAGCTTTGGTAAGCGATTTTATTTAA
- a CDS encoding cyclopropane-fatty-acyl-phospholipid synthase family protein, whose translation MAQQDEWFSAWFDSPYYHILYKNRDEQEARQFIDKLLSYLHPKPHENILDLACGKGRHSIYLNKKGYDVTGIDLSPHSIAYAKQFENERLHFEVHDMRMVYKPEAFDFVLNLFTSFGYFSNETENVVALDATAKSIKHGGKFVIDFMNTNRTIDRLVKEEVKEVQGIPFCIHRGVENGFIIKKISFSDKGQDYQFEERVRALRQEDFIEYFKMAQLRLVEVFGNYNLEPYHEESERMIFVLKKY comes from the coding sequence ATGGCTCAACAGGATGAATGGTTTAGTGCTTGGTTTGATTCCCCCTACTACCATATACTATACAAGAATCGTGATGAGCAGGAAGCCCGGCAGTTTATAGATAAATTACTTTCTTATCTCCACCCCAAGCCCCACGAAAACATTCTCGACCTTGCCTGTGGCAAAGGCCGCCACTCAATTTATCTGAATAAAAAAGGCTATGATGTAACCGGAATTGATTTGTCGCCGCACAGCATTGCATACGCAAAGCAGTTTGAGAATGAGCGGCTGCATTTCGAAGTGCACGATATGCGGATGGTGTACAAACCAGAGGCTTTTGATTTCGTACTGAACCTCTTTACCAGCTTTGGATATTTTAGCAATGAAACAGAAAACGTAGTGGCTCTGGATGCTACTGCTAAAAGTATAAAGCATGGCGGCAAGTTTGTAATCGATTTTATGAATACAAACAGAACCATAGACAGGCTTGTGAAAGAGGAAGTTAAGGAAGTGCAGGGAATTCCCTTTTGTATACATCGGGGAGTAGAAAACGGGTTTATCATAAAAAAGATAAGTTTCTCCGACAAAGGGCAGGATTATCAGTTTGAGGAGAGGGTGCGGGCTTTACGCCAGGAAGATTTTATCGAGTATTTTAAAATGGCGCAGCTTCGGCTGGTAGAGGTGTTCGGGAATTATAACCTGGAGCCTTACCACGAGGAGAGTGAGCGTATGATCTTTGTGTTAAAGAAATACTAG
- the nadC gene encoding carboxylating nicotinate-nucleotide diphosphorylase, with product MKPTYLTEKSIAEFISRALAEDIGDGDHSSLASIPADAQNQARLLVKGEGILAGVELATYIFRTVDPDLQVEVLLQDGASVAFGDIALTVKGRAQSILTAERLVLNCMQRMSGIATYTHYLSRLIEGTNATLLDTRKTTPNFRMMEKWAVVIGGGRNHRFGLYDMVMLKDNHVDYAGGIKEAIEATRRYLKDKGKELQIEVETRTLEEVREAIETGGIQRVLLDNMSPDMMREAVRMVGGRYETEASGGITEETIAEVARTGVDYISVGALTHSTKSMDLSLKAYK from the coding sequence GTGAAACCGACATACCTGACAGAAAAAAGCATAGCCGAGTTTATCTCGCGCGCCCTTGCCGAAGATATTGGTGATGGTGATCACTCTTCGTTGGCATCTATACCTGCCGATGCGCAAAACCAGGCGCGCCTGCTGGTGAAGGGAGAAGGTATACTGGCTGGTGTAGAGCTGGCTACCTATATATTTAGAACCGTAGACCCCGACCTACAGGTAGAAGTGCTCCTGCAGGATGGTGCATCCGTTGCTTTTGGAGATATTGCCTTAACTGTTAAAGGAAGGGCACAGTCTATCTTAACTGCTGAGCGCCTGGTGCTGAACTGCATGCAGCGTATGAGCGGTATTGCTACCTATACACATTACCTTTCCAGGCTGATTGAAGGCACCAATGCTACCTTATTGGATACCCGCAAAACAACTCCAAACTTCCGGATGATGGAAAAATGGGCTGTTGTGATTGGTGGAGGCAGGAACCACCGCTTTGGATTATATGATATGGTGATGCTAAAAGATAACCATGTAGACTATGCCGGTGGTATAAAAGAAGCTATAGAAGCAACCCGGCGTTACCTCAAGGACAAAGGGAAGGAGCTGCAGATAGAGGTGGAAACCCGAACGCTGGAGGAAGTGCGAGAGGCTATAGAAACAGGCGGAATCCAGAGAGTATTGCTCGACAACATGTCACCGGATATGATGCGTGAAGCCGTTCGTATGGTTGGTGGTCGCTACGAAACAGAGGCATCAGGCGGGATAACAGAAGAAACCATTGCCGAAGTGGCCCGCACAGGTGTAGATTATATTTCTGTTGGTGCCCTAACGCACTCAACAAAAAGTATGGATTTAAGCCTGAAAGCGTATAAATAA
- a CDS encoding DUF4783 domain-containing protein encodes MKNFKHVAIALSLLIGLLFFKPGGAAAQNDVLGSVKSAIKIGSSRDLSRHFDSKVSISFADGSSTDYSSTQAEFVMKNFFSKTGPTDFTYTFDGSSDKGKRYAIGSYSSRSGSYTVLVRLKESNGRYMIHSMDFIED; translated from the coding sequence ATGAAAAACTTTAAACACGTTGCTATTGCGCTTTCTTTACTGATTGGACTACTTTTTTTCAAACCAGGAGGAGCCGCTGCGCAGAATGATGTGCTTGGTAGCGTGAAATCAGCCATAAAAATAGGCTCATCAAGAGACTTGTCACGGCATTTCGATTCTAAAGTAAGTATCTCTTTTGCCGATGGTAGCTCTACCGATTACAGCAGCACCCAGGCAGAGTTTGTGATGAAGAACTTCTTTAGCAAAACCGGACCTACAGATTTTACTTATACCTTTGATGGCTCTTCCGATAAAGGAAAGCGTTACGCCATTGGTTCTTACTCATCCAGAAGCGGTTCTTACACTGTGCTGGTACGCTTAAAAGAGTCTAACGGCAGGTATATGATCCATTCAATGGATTTTATAGAAGATTAA
- the gpmI gene encoding 2,3-bisphosphoglycerate-independent phosphoglycerate mutase, whose protein sequence is MNKKVLLVILDGWGIATNPEVSAIQSANTPFYDSILQKYPSSRLQASGEAVGLPEGQMGNSEVGHMNIGAGRVVYQDLVLINKTIAEHKLASMPALANAFAYAKEQKKAVHLIGLLSDGGVHSHIDHLKALCTAAFDQELHQVYIHAFTDGRDTDPKGGVKYINELEQHLESSAGKIASVIGRYYAMDRDNRWERVKLAYDLLVHGTGTPSQNIIKSMLESYNQGVTDEFIQPIVKVNDQQEPIATIKEGDVVICFNFRTDRGREITQALTQRDFPEQNMQKLDLRYVTMTNYDDTFVGVEPIFAKDNLNNTLGEVLAKAGKKQIRIAETEKYPHVTFFFSGGREVEFEGEKRLMCPSPKVATYDLQPEMSAFDIRDAIIPEIQQRSADFICLNFANPDMVGHTGVFEAAVKACETVDQCAEAVITTALANDYATIVIADHGNADCMINPDGTPNTAHTTNLVPCILVSNDYAGTLHDGKLGDLAPTILELIGIEQPEEMQGVSLLVKQ, encoded by the coding sequence ATGAATAAGAAAGTACTTTTAGTGATTTTAGACGGATGGGGCATTGCCACTAATCCAGAGGTTTCGGCTATACAGTCAGCTAATACGCCATTCTATGATTCTATCCTGCAGAAGTACCCAAGCTCCAGGCTACAGGCTTCGGGTGAAGCCGTAGGTTTACCCGAAGGCCAGATGGGAAACTCAGAAGTAGGCCACATGAACATAGGCGCAGGACGCGTTGTATACCAGGACCTGGTACTTATCAATAAAACCATAGCAGAGCACAAGCTGGCTTCTATGCCTGCGCTGGCCAATGCCTTTGCCTATGCCAAAGAGCAGAAAAAAGCAGTACACCTGATCGGCCTTTTGTCAGACGGCGGGGTACACTCGCACATCGATCACTTAAAAGCACTTTGCACAGCTGCCTTCGACCAGGAGTTGCACCAGGTATACATTCATGCCTTTACCGATGGCCGCGATACCGACCCGAAAGGTGGTGTAAAGTATATCAACGAACTGGAGCAGCACCTGGAGTCGTCTGCTGGCAAAATAGCCTCTGTTATTGGCCGCTACTACGCTATGGACCGCGATAACCGCTGGGAGCGTGTAAAACTGGCCTACGACCTGCTGGTGCACGGCACAGGCACACCTTCTCAGAACATCATCAAGTCGATGCTGGAGTCTTACAACCAAGGCGTAACAGATGAGTTTATTCAGCCTATTGTAAAGGTAAACGACCAGCAGGAGCCAATTGCCACTATAAAAGAAGGAGATGTGGTAATCTGCTTTAACTTCCGTACCGACCGTGGCCGTGAAATTACACAAGCTTTAACGCAACGCGATTTTCCGGAGCAGAACATGCAGAAGCTGGATCTGCGCTATGTTACCATGACGAACTATGACGACACCTTTGTGGGCGTAGAACCTATTTTTGCAAAAGACAACCTGAACAATACATTAGGCGAAGTACTGGCAAAAGCCGGTAAAAAACAGATCCGTATTGCTGAAACAGAAAAGTACCCACACGTTACCTTCTTCTTCTCGGGTGGCCGCGAAGTAGAGTTTGAAGGAGAAAAGCGTTTGATGTGCCCATCGCCGAAGGTAGCCACTTACGACCTGCAACCGGAAATGAGTGCCTTCGATATTCGCGATGCCATTATTCCTGAAATTCAGCAGCGATCAGCAGATTTCATCTGCCTGAACTTTGCGAACCCGGACATGGTAGGCCACACCGGTGTGTTTGAAGCTGCAGTAAAAGCGTGTGAAACGGTAGACCAATGTGCAGAAGCCGTTATTACCACAGCCTTGGCTAACGATTATGCCACCATTGTTATCGCAGACCACGGCAATGCCGACTGCATGATAAATCCTGATGGCACTCCAAATACCGCTCATACAACTAACCTGGTGCCTTGCATCCTGGTTAGCAACGATTATGCAGGCACTTTACATGATGGAAAGTTAGGCGATTTAGCCCCAACTATTCTGGAATTAATCGGTATAGAACAGCCAGAGGAGATGCAGGGTGTATCTCTTTTAGTGAAACAATAA
- a CDS encoding M43 family zinc metalloprotease, with translation MRALTFACLWLVGLQLQCFGQASPVQNRDRTCATTEYLAQQEQQDPTFMQRKEALEQAVQKALQRPRTGQAIQQTTIIIPVVFHVVYNTESENISDEQILSQLAVLNADFRRLNADAANTPPHFQSLAADTQIEFCLAITDPNGELTSGITRTRSTESVFRVSTDNVKNAARGGVEGWNRDQYLNIWVCNLESGYLGYASLASAAATRDGVVIHYESIGAPPSNNFPAPYNLGRTATHEVGHWLGLKHIWGSGSRCTDSDDIADTPNQLRETTGCPDSIVISCDNGPYGNMWMNYMDYSDDACMNMFTKGQADYMRAFLAVSRPSILSSLACSVSLRSRFSLTNQADSLVMAGSTVGFTDRSEGLKPVTWFWEFEGGIPATSTAQHPTVTYPAPGKYNVTLTVSNGSLSSTKTEENIVHATVTDLVAYPNPASDYLMLEQPVAVHIQEVELVNQVGQTLLTARVQERVTRLDIQHVPAGVYFLRIRSSNGLQVKKISIVR, from the coding sequence ATGCGTGCATTAACTTTTGCTTGTTTATGGCTAGTTGGCCTGCAGCTCCAATGCTTCGGCCAGGCATCTCCTGTTCAAAACAGAGACCGCACATGTGCCACTACGGAGTACCTGGCACAGCAGGAACAACAAGACCCAACTTTTATGCAGCGTAAAGAAGCACTGGAGCAAGCTGTTCAGAAAGCGCTGCAGCGTCCGCGCACAGGCCAGGCTATTCAACAGACGACAATAATTATCCCGGTTGTGTTTCATGTTGTGTATAACACGGAGTCCGAAAATATTTCAGATGAACAGATTCTTTCACAGTTAGCTGTTCTGAATGCCGATTTTCGCAGGCTGAATGCCGATGCAGCCAATACGCCCCCTCATTTTCAATCGCTTGCTGCCGATACGCAAATAGAATTCTGCCTTGCCATTACCGATCCGAATGGAGAGCTAACTAGCGGCATCACTCGTACCAGGTCTACAGAAAGTGTGTTCAGAGTTTCTACGGATAATGTAAAGAATGCAGCCAGAGGTGGAGTAGAAGGATGGAACCGCGACCAGTACCTGAACATCTGGGTTTGTAACCTGGAATCCGGCTACCTGGGCTATGCTTCGCTGGCCAGTGCAGCTGCAACCCGCGATGGAGTGGTTATACATTATGAATCCATTGGTGCTCCACCAAGCAATAATTTTCCGGCTCCTTATAATCTGGGTCGTACTGCCACGCACGAAGTGGGGCATTGGCTTGGGCTGAAACATATCTGGGGCAGTGGCTCCAGGTGCACCGATTCCGATGATATTGCGGATACGCCCAATCAGTTGAGAGAAACAACCGGCTGCCCTGACAGCATTGTTATCTCCTGCGACAACGGGCCCTATGGGAATATGTGGATGAACTACATGGATTATTCAGATGATGCCTGCATGAACATGTTTACCAAAGGCCAGGCAGATTATATGCGCGCTTTTTTAGCTGTCAGCCGCCCGTCAATTCTCAGTTCTCTTGCCTGTAGTGTCAGCTTACGTTCCAGGTTCAGCTTAACCAACCAGGCTGATTCTCTTGTTATGGCAGGCAGCACAGTTGGATTTACCGATAGATCGGAAGGGTTAAAGCCTGTTACCTGGTTCTGGGAGTTTGAAGGTGGTATACCGGCTACATCCACCGCTCAACATCCAACGGTTACCTATCCTGCCCCAGGTAAATATAATGTTACACTTACTGTATCGAATGGCTCCTTAAGCAGTACAAAAACAGAGGAAAACATTGTACATGCCACCGTTACTGATTTAGTGGCCTATCCAAATCCGGCTTCAGATTACCTCATGCTGGAACAGCCTGTGGCGGTGCACATACAAGAAGTGGAACTGGTTAACCAAGTCGGCCAGACTCTTCTAACAGCCAGGGTCCAGGAAAGGGTTACCCGGCTAGATATACAACACGTGCCGGCTGGAGTCTACTTCCTCCGTATCAGGAGCTCGAATGGGCTGCAGGTGAAAAAAATAAGCATAGTACGGTAG
- a CDS encoding secondary thiamine-phosphate synthase enzyme YjbQ — MKWYQKEIRLPAVKRGFHLITDLLVSQLPELEEINVGIAHIFMKHTSASLAINEDADPTVRQDFESHFNKMVPENQPYYRHTLEGSDDMPAHLKAAILGSSVTIPITNGSFNLGTWQGVYLCEHRNHASKRTVVITLQGQ; from the coding sequence ATGAAGTGGTATCAGAAAGAGATAAGGTTGCCGGCGGTTAAACGTGGGTTTCATTTAATTACAGATTTGCTGGTGTCGCAGCTGCCTGAACTGGAAGAGATAAACGTAGGTATTGCACATATTTTCATGAAGCATACTTCTGCCAGCCTGGCCATAAATGAAGACGCAGACCCAACTGTTCGGCAGGATTTCGAGAGCCACTTCAATAAGATGGTGCCTGAAAATCAGCCCTACTACCGCCATACGCTGGAAGGATCTGACGACATGCCTGCTCATTTGAAAGCGGCTATACTGGGTAGCTCTGTTACAATACCCATCACCAACGGCAGTTTTAATTTAGGTACCTGGCAAGGAGTATATCTCTGCGAACACCGCAACCATGCTTCTAAACGTACGGTGGTGATTACACTGCAAGGGCAATAA